The Argiope bruennichi chromosome 5, qqArgBrue1.1, whole genome shotgun sequence genome segment tatatttatttattgtgtgtgtgtgtaaaatataaaaaaagcgatATTTCCCTTCCTACATGctggaatattttatttcgaaggATGTATtgtcttttgaaaataatgcaattcttacactttttttttaattaatagttaaaatctgACAATTCTAATAGttgtaaagatttttataattggctgatttttcttatttctgaggagaagtacatttaaatttaacattaaaattttttttttattatttagttccaCTTTCCCCatctttaaatgttaattttaaaaaaaatcatatgggAATTTATTTTGCCTTGAttttcagtattcattttattttatttttgttacagccCTCACTTTTTCAAAGATATCAAAATATCTGCCCTGGCACTTTTGAAAATGGTGATGCATGCTCGTTCAGGAGGTACTCTGGAAGTGATGGGAATGCTCATTGGCAAAGTAGATGTTACTACTATGATTGTAATGGACTCTTTTGCCTTGCCTGTTGAAGGTACAGAAACCAGAGTTAATGCTCAAGCTCAAGCTTATGAATATATGGCTGCTTACACTGAGAGTGCTAAGCAAGTAAGGAATaagtcttttattattattattttagttgtccagtgttaattatttattgacagtgtcttaattaaaatcatttattgaagtatgaaatatatttcttaaaatgaagaagtaaaattgatatttatttttcttcaaccagtatttacagaaattgttgtgataaattttgtatgcaattattttcttaaatagtaaTTCTCAAAGTATGTCATGGATATCTTAAGGAGTTTCAGTCTGCTCTAAAGAGAAGCCTGAGATAtctaattttcataatcttatttgtatttttaatttaatttgattgatcaCAACATGTTTGTTTGTAATTATGCATGAATTCATAATCCATTTAATGTCATTGCTCCATTTGCATGTACTGTTGTAGAGGAAAgctaattattttgttatattttgttaattatattatctttgcctttaaaacaaaatgtaacaaCATACAATTAACCAAGTATTGGTTGTCAGCAAAAGATGAATATCCATTTCTCAGAGATGTAGCTTGGAAAATTGTATAACATTTGCTACTTCTTATTTGTGAGAAACCtgtttttagcaattattaacaaaaaaagtaGCAGAATCCAATTTAATTCTATGATTTAAGAAACTGTGTATTAATCAACAGGTGCAATGAAACAAATGATATTTAGTACAATTTgttccaaaatataatatatgttttattaatttttttatctaattgattttaaaaaattgcggtTTTGCCAAAAGTATTAGTTGAGGCTTTACATGAGTCTTTGAATGAAATTGGATTCACCAAGACTGCTAAAAATCGAAAAAGTTTAGTAATTACTACTTAGAAGATTGTTGATTTGTGATAATtgaatttgatatgaaatatatattttatctatttataaatcaatatattgaaaagtgaaaatttataaaatgtattatcttGCATTGTCAATctgtttatttcaaaagaaactaAATGTCTCTTATTTTCCTGattagtaataattattgtattaagtgttattaatatttatttataataattttgtatctgtatatatgaattattattctacttatcttattaaaatttttaaatatttttaagatgattCAAATAGATTGAAAACTTAGGTTGAACTTTTATTACTGTCCTATtacatacattaaataaatatggatgTTACTTAAaaccaatttgaatttttaaaaaaaataaataggtaGGAAGACTTGAAAATGTTATTGGATGGTATCATAGTCATCCTGGTTATGGCTGCTGGCTGTCAGGTATTGATGTGAGCACCCAGATGCTAAACCAACAGTTTCAAGAACCATTTGTTGCTATTGTAGTGAGTACTTTTAATTCtacattcaaacattttttttctcaattttgaatttcttattaattatataccatgtaatatattaatttactttcagtttgaaatttttagtcttactttttcttaaaatgttatgtgattaTATGTGAATAGTCAGTACCTAATTTTTACCTATGTTTGGTTGACTGGTTGTTAAAATACTATTTGCGAACAAATTCtctaacattataaatttttacaatgctGCGTGCATCAATGCGCAacttataatgtttttaaagaagtaaaatttgatCAGAATAATTGTATGAGCTTCAGCAGAATGAAAAGAGCTTCTCAGCATAGTATATTTTGATTTGTGTATCTCTACAAAAATGGAGTACAatcaaagattaataaaaaaatattttagatagcatttttataagttttcattagaggtcttttaatgtttttttaattaaagtttgatcttttcattataataaaatcttttttgtattttttaattctttttaaaaagaactgtatataaaataataactccTGTTTtaatatgtcatttcttttttttacttcaaatgctGATGTGCATTCTTCATTTTGGTTCATTGTTGTTCTTTAACATTAAGAGTTCCttaatacttttcattatatgtatattttttaaagaaatttttttattaaaaacataatgcttttttttccttgctaTTAAAGAGGGTCTTATGAATATAAACACAACATTCCTTATGAATGCAAAGctagtgtaaatttttaaaaaagtgaaaattaaatgtgaaatgtaCTATTTTACTTATTAGCATTTCCCTACTTTTATTGCAAGTACTTtcatattatattgatatttttgtcaACATATCTAATTCCTTATGAATAGTAATTATCACTTtgctctttattttaaatacttacttTTTTGCAGAAAGTTTGAAAATGGTTTTAAccttattaacttttatatttaatgatcttcttgttttttaataaatatgatttgtaaatatgttttaatttatagtcACTTTTCATCTTCGTTACAGATTGATCCAGTGCGAACAATTTCAGCTGGCAAAGTAAACCTAGGTGCCTTCAGGACATATCCTAAAGTATGAAAATTATTCCTTAGTATGAATTGTTTACATATGGGAGTATGATGGTTTAGTTCTTTTAATTCATTACGAAATAGcttatttaaacttatatttaaatctCAGTCAGTGTCATATAGTTAATAAAACAGCCTCTTTCTTTTCCATGGGAATTCTAAGCTATACACTAGGGCAATAAATGCTGAGACCTGTCATAAACagttaaatttcaatcaatatgtGTAAAACAGTTATGTGGAATGCAAatcaagttgaattttttaattatcatttggcAATGGCTTGCACATTCAGATTGTTTACCTGGGTTTCAGCTGCTTTCATTCACATTTAAATTGAGAtgacgcttttttttttaattggatacaTTGAAAACAATTACTTTCAGTCAAACATTTTTGATCAAAAATCGAAGACAAGAAATTAGGGTCAATGAAAGTATTATAGAATCATTCATAAAAAGATGCagtaaaactgaaagaaatagaTGTTTAAAACTTGTACATGCAGAGTGAAGTTCACTGGATTAGTGCCATTTAATTTCGCCATTTTGAAATATGCTAATGAAATATGCTGCATCATTATTTCTCAagtataatctaaaataatgtaataaaagtaatataatttcaattttgtaatcaGATCTAGTTAATCAAAGTCTattgatatgattaaataaatcttaatatttgccATCTTTGGCAATTATTTCAATGTCATTAATATTATGACATTGAtatctttattcaaattaatatctttaattacaaattaatatcattaatatctttatttcaaaacaggctaaagaaaggaaataaattcatttggaatttttaagtatctatttttgctttctaatattTACATCTCTCTTTCATtcttataagaaaattcaaaattttgaaattgatgatttagtttttagtaattgatgaaaaattagttaacaattcatgtaatttagaaaattttagatttattttaggttGGAAATctctttataatttcttattatgagcagaaatttgtaattatatggTGAATGAATGAAAGGAGCTAGAATCTCATACTGATCTCAAAAGAATCGCATCATGATTCTGGGGTGTTGGTGAGTGGGGCGAGCAGGAAATGTAACAgccaaatttatttaatgtttataaagtaaagattttttaaattaaaggttgCTTTTACCTGatctctaaattaatttttatatttctaaattctagGATgtgtaaaatcataaatttatgcTTCCCAAGACTGTTACTTATAGTTGATTTTGTCCAACTGAGGGATGGCATGGTTTCTAAAATGAGTACATTCCTAATCCAATGGGATGAAGACCTTGATCTTCATCCCATTGGATGCagtttcttttaacatttattttattcctgtTTCTTACCatttgatgaatatatttttattttaattaaaaatttgcatatttcttgtTTATGTGGTTGGAGTAATTTTGGAATTATCCACAGCTTGCACATCACCTTATTCGACTGATAATGGATGTTTACTTTAttgctaaattaaatataaacatctcctctATTTTTTTACTCATCGTCATTTTGGTAAAATTAATGCATCTTGAGAGCATGTGCAAAAACTTGTAAGGTTTTggttaataagaattaataatacaaggttttaaacaaatatattttaatactaagttcaaagtagacaaaattgctatatataaagtttaaagaataataattgttcTTTTATCTAGATATTAATTGGCATATCTGAGCACATTAGAAATGTTGTTGAaaccaatgaaaaaaatgaattaaatattttcattaacatgCAATTTCATTAATctgctaaattttctttttagggTTACAAACCACCTGATGAAGGTCCATCTGAATACCAAACCATTCCTTTGAATAAAATTGAGGATTTTGGAGTCCATTGCAAGCAGTATTATTCTCTTGATGTTTCCTACTTCAAATCCAAATTAGACAGAAGATTGCTTGACTCATTATGGAACAAATACTGGGTGAACACCTTGAGTTCTTCTAGTCTTCTTAcagtaagataaattttatttattttatgtattgagtaattttgctttaaaatctgcttgctgttctttttataaaaactacatcagcaaaaaaatatttaatggtttatGTTGACTTTgtgaattaatatataataacagATTATTTCTATTATGTAggaatatgatattttttgactttaatttttaaaaaatgttaaataattttgaacttaacTATATATAATTCTTGCTGCATCTGTAAATTAAAACTTGGcagatccccccccccttaagAGAGAAAGGGAGAATTCTTGCCATCTTCTCTTtaggttaaaaataataatacataaatttatagcTATTATTCCAATCTtttgattaacattttttatgtatatcttataatattttcaagtataaCATTTGTGTTTTTTCCTTTATTGTGGAAATCATATTTGATagacaaataattctttttcgatggcattttaatgtttttctgaatgaaatatcttaattaaaatccaaattgtTGGtacttatatattttgtataagtgaaggaattctattcaaaaattacaatttgttgtttgtattttaattcattattaatcttttctttaattcattagtttttcttaatattttttttaataattttcttttacatttataaattcttgGGATAccaacaaacatttatttttattttttaaatatttatccttttaccctagaaaattatgcataattttcataGATGCAGAAAAGTTTTTACTTAATGTTTCTCTTTGCCTCaacattagtaaattaaaatggcttagaatatatataacattttctcattaaatttacttaataaaaaaacattttatcatgcttgttttttaacttcctttttttaaaaaaaagttatgctcaaaattaaaaaagaattatgcattattgttaaagatatttcttttgtaaaaattttgaaattttcaaaattaatattaacccAGTCTTAAAACCTAGACATCTTAAACTGTGGAttggttttcaaatttcatagaagaattttgaaacttGGAGAGtgtgcaattttattaaatgctgcATTGCTATTAAGCAATAGTTACTAAGAAAACCAATTCAATTTATTCTGgaacacttttaaaaatagcatgccaaaatatttcataatagctcattatttatgtattaatttattgttgaatttttgtgtgcatttttatatttaatttcatatgataatttctttaataacagtgaaattataataattttttaagatgtatGTTTAAAAGGATTTTGAGTACAAAAAATGTTAAGCTCTGCTTTTTAAAGCATTGATAAACTTAGTGTTTATAATCAATCTTcctcatttttgtaattaaaattatttgtttctctaGTTCTTACTAAAGGTGTAAGATATCCattgataaatataatgattGTTCCTGACTCCCATGAATTGGTGTATTCATATCAATTGCACTTTAATAAAACTAGACAGTTCTCTGTTTACATGCTATATGGATATGTACTCCTTCAAACACATCTTTTATCATGTGAACCTTTGTACGGTCTGCTTTTGAGGAAACAATTTGGTTGTTAATTATAAGTTAAatctttcttgaaaataataatgaataatcaaATACGGAAGATTTATTTGGTACAGATTCTCTAAGACTGTTAAATGTAAGATGTTCATTTAATTGTTATATGATATTATCTTCATTGTTGccctaatatatttttaaattgttacaatACAATATGGAGCATAAATAGAATGAGCTAGTAAAATAGAATATGATGACAAGACTCATGTTGTAATGTTTGACATTGGTCAAGggggaagaaaaataaataaataaatatccccTAAAAACTCTTCCAGGGCTTTTCTTCTgaatttcttctttcaatttcttGCCTAATTTCGTAATTGATGTGTGGCAGAATTTTTGGGAAATTATGTACTTCAAAATTTAAGCTTTAGCTAAAAGATACtggcatatttaaatatttcaaaaattgatcttAAGAAAGCAATCAACTTTGCTCCTTTTTTATGGCTTTTAGAGATATATATGCAACTAGAAGACATTACTTGTTTTTCTTGCAAATTTGTCAAACTTGATGCTTCTCCACAcctattattcattaattattgttaagttttattaaatatttagccCTAAAATTAGGATTTAGTTATGCatgttatttttaacaaatcctctgatttaaaaaattgggcaatatctaaaatatataaacaatctattgtaaattaacaaatatctcttagaatttataattatatagctttttagtatattatattttcaatttttagattatagttacattagtattttttttacttttacagaaTGCTGATTACACAACAGGACAAGTTTTTGATCTGTCTGACAAACTAGAGCAGTCAGAAAATCAGTTGGGTCGTTGTGGCTTTGTCCTGGGAATGGATCCTCATGAGAAGAAAAGTGAGGACAAGCTTGCCAAAGCTACAAAGGACAGCTGCAAAATAACCATTGAAGTGATTCATGGCCTCATGTCGCAAATAATTAAAGACCGGTTATTCAATCAAGTCAATAAAAAACTTTAGCATGTGATTATCTGAAATTGTGatgatttttcaaatgtatttttttttttttttttttttttttgctaaataaaacTGTACTGTAATTGTAGCTCAACTcctgtttatatttttgtttaatttgaaataagcattaattatatgaatagattccattttcatttttactaatctgttcataaaaaaaaattgagttttttttttttttcaattgataagaaattttaatatgtaataaattttatttcgtaattatttagttattctaTATAAGCAATGAAACTATTACATttgagataaaaagttttttttttaaatcagtaccttccttttctattctttattttattcaaatctttaaCAGTaactatttattagaatatacaaTGCAAACTTTACAAAAAATCATACagaatttaacatttgaaaaaaaaaattggtgtcttccgttaaatattaatttgtaattattataagttaaattgttatttaaaaaatctaagttCCTgggtcaaaaataaattttgaataaactaaaataaaatcttaaaggTGAGGTGTCATGTAAGTGCACAGTAAGCCAATTTGCTAATTATgacagaatttaattatatatttttttctcctgacctatgaagtattttattcttgaatatgtTTGTTTTTAGGAAGTACAAAAGAAAGTTAAAAGTGATTATCTTTATGATTGCCAAAGCACCTTCATTTCAATtgttatcaagaatatttttatagctaacaattttatgaaatttattaagaggaaagttttttaatttaatgccgATGATCTAAGTGCATCTATTTGTAATCTAAATTAGACTATTTCTCTGAAAAACCTTGATATACTTGTAGagaataaaataagcaatttcacGTGATCATAAAGAAAATGTTGGACCAATGCTAGACAGATACTGTCTCATATAATGTCAAATTACTGTAGAAATATGCAAACAGATTATataaacaaagtttattttaaaaaatgtcaaacaaaATGAGCGTTTGGAAtggaacaaaataatattttttcttttgtatttaatttctctCATTTCTattattgatttaagttattgtaCAAGATTGTTGCTGTAGTTCTTTTTCCAatcattttgcataattttttaggGTAAGGAATCGATTTAGTGTCTATACTATAagcttaatttaatatattgatgtaaatacTAATGCCATCATATCTTGCAAACAAGAGCCGATAATCGAATGCTAAAGTCGTATTTGTTTTCAGCTGATGCGTTCatataaaatcaatcaaataatattCAACCGCAGGATATGTATTGCATCGCTAaagaatagtttttgaaaaaaattgctatattttgaagaaacatttatgGATGAATCAATAATAGCATATTTATATAGGTTGAATTCCCTTTTTCTAATgctgataaattttttatatgattaggtttttttttacaaagtagtTACTTGAATCACAGTAATATTTTCACAGCATTAGTAAAGCTAAATTATTCTCAGTTAAGGAAGATAGATTTGAAATCATATGTTATATCTATTCTTCAATTTAAGCCTATTgaacaaattacttttaaaatatactacatgaaaaggaagatttttttttctcaattgtgTTTTAATCTATTtacaatttcttgaaaaatatttaattgaaacttgtGAAAGAAAATTGGCATCAGGTATCTTgggaaaaaggaatatttatgcaagaaacaaacataaatttgtgaattttgtttttcaaaaagccgaagtaattttgtaaaacatCAGATGatctaacttttcaaaaaaaatttatccaatagaaaaattaatagtatatCTGGAGTGAGAAAAAACATGCCAATTTTTTAtacgaattaattattttagtggTGCAAAGCACCAGAAGTGGTGGGCCTCTGTCTTTGCCTTGTGTCAATATCTCCAGCTCCACAGCGAGTAATGTCAACATCACCTGGGAGGAAAAAAAGTGGAACATTTTAAAAGAGTACTAAAAAAAAAGAGGGTAAAACTGAAATCATCACCTACCAGATAATTTATAtaagtttacatttttatgtgtcaaaattagaattaatcaattaagcattttgtaattaacattctattaattcttcaaatttaattaaaaatattttgttgttaccCATGTcactaaattttcattaacattatCGAATCCATTAAACTTTAATCTGTGGTGATGTATTGTGGTAAATGTTATCTTTTTGgtacaaaacaatttattatgaGAGATTTGACTTATTCTGCATTTTAATGGCAAAGTTTTTTTCATAATCGCATTGCAATTTTCTAACAAATGCTGTTTGTAGAGACAGGGTGTTTTGTGTTAATGTCTCATGTTTTGACCTCTTTAATAGTTTGTCTGTacattaatttgttatattttttactttatttgctAAAATTACTTTATCCCTATAAGATGTAATTCGATTCAAAAATAGCGAGAAAATCATCAACATCCAAAATGTTTCATGAACTATAATTGATGGAAAACGAaaagcaaggaaaaaataaatgactAAGTTTCATCTTATTAGGCATTaagagaaaattgaatttaatattttcaaaaaaaaattacttttaagtgaAATAACAAGAAGGAAATAATGGTAAGTAAACTTATTCGAATTGACAATCAACCAGACTTATAAtttatcaccatttttttttaaccttcttgTTTTAAGGAGCCATTCTCACTTCAATACGTTAACTGCGAAAACAAATTGCGTCTCCGATCCCAGAAGCTAATTCAATAACAGATTCTAACTTGAAACAAAAGTTTAGAAAAGCATTAGTGAAAGACACTTGTTGATTTCTGTGAAAATTGAAAGCCaagagtttcaatttttattaatcatcttGCTTACTATGAAAAACAATGTTCGAAAAgccaaaaacaaaaaatgatgaGAAACCCGTTGTTTCCAGTTTACGAAAGGAAACGAGTTTTTAGTTgaagattgttttaaaatatatcacaaaatattatgtctacatttttttacatgtttctgttcATATATTTGTGTGAActagtctttatttttaaaaccatttatccGAGCCCTTTGAAACAGAGAGAGACCTGCGTCAAGGAGATTCCCTTGCTTGTCTGCCTGTTAACATTGCCTTGGAGAAATGTATCCGAGATAGTGGATTAGACCGAAACGGCACTCAGCGGAATAGATCCATTCAACTGCTGGCCTATGCAGA includes the following:
- the LOC129968780 gene encoding COP9 signalosome complex subunit 5-like, whose protein sequence is MDSIMAQRTWEMSNNIETVQSIDDIYCYDKKTQQDILTAKPWDRDPHFFKDIKISALALLKMVMHARSGGTLEVMGMLIGKVDVTTMIVMDSFALPVEGTETRVNAQAQAYEYMAAYTESAKQVGRLENVIGWYHSHPGYGCWLSGIDVSTQMLNQQFQEPFVAIVIDPVRTISAGKVNLGAFRTYPKGYKPPDEGPSEYQTIPLNKIEDFGVHCKQYYSLDVSYFKSKLDRRLLDSLWNKYWVNTLSSSSLLTNADYTTGQVFDLSDKLEQSENQLGRCGFVLGMDPHEKKSEDKLAKATKDSCKITIEVIHGLMSQIIKDRLFNQVNKKL